The Streptomyces sp. cg36 genomic interval GCGCCCTGGACACCCGGCTGTGGGAGCCGGCTTCGGACCACGTCCTGACCGGCCGGTCCGACGCCCCCGACGGAGTCGTCGGCACGGCGCTCAGCCCGGACGGCCGCACCCGAGCCACCATCGCGGCCCGCACGGGCGCGGTGACCCTGTGGGACATCGCCTCCGGACGCGTGCGCGCCACCCTGCCGCGCAGCGAGAACCGGTCCGCCGTCCTGTCCTTCAGCCCCGACGGCCGCACCGTGGCCACCGCCGACGGCACCGCACTGCGCCTGTGGGACAGCACGACCGGGCAGCTGCGCACCACCCTCACCCCGCCCCACCCGGCGGACACCGCGTCCCGCCCGAGCGGGCTCGCCACGCGGGACGAACTGTGCGGCGGCGTACGGACGATGGCCTTCAGCCCGGACGGCCGGACGCTGGCCAGCAGTGACGGCCGACGGGTGCTGGTCTGGGACGTCGCCACGGGCCGGGTCCGCACCGCCTACACCGGCCCGTGCGACACGCTCGGAGCACAGCGGCTCGGCTTCACCCACCTGGTGTTCAGCCCGGACGGCCGCACCCTGGCCGCGCCGTACGGCAATCAGGTGCGGCTGTGGGACGTGACCGCGGGACGCGACCTGGCCACCCTGACCGGCCACAGCGGCACCGTCCAGGACATCGCCTTCGCCCCCGACGGGCGCACCCTGGCCACCGCCGGCAGCGACCGCACCGTACGCCTGTGGGATACGGCCGGGCACCACGCCCTCGCCACGCTCACCGGGCACACCGGTGCGGTGACCAAGGTCCTCTACAGCCGCGACGGCGGCAGCCTGTTCACCGTCGGCGACGACGGGACCCTGCGGCAGTGGGGCCTCTCGCTCACCGACCCGGCGGCGGCCGTCCGCAAGATCTGCGCGGCATCCGGCCGCGAGCTGACCACCTTGGAGCAGTCCACCTACTTCCCCGGACAGCACCCGCGCTCTCTTTGCCCCACGACGTACGGGGCGTCGGGGGCGTCCACCGCAACCCCCGCCGACTGACGGGCCGATGCGATTGTTCGGCCCCCGGAGAGCGGGTCGCCGAACAATATCCGGCCTGGTGGGCTGGTCCTGCCTCGGACGAACGAGCCGAGCGCAATCCCGACACCACCAAGCAGAGGAACCCATGCGCATACCCAAGACACTCGCCATCGCCATGCTCGCCGCGGCGGGCGCCACCGCCGCTGTGGCGCCGGCTTCGGCCACCGCTACCGTGGCCCCGGCCTCAGCCAAGGCCAGCGTGGCCCCGGCTTCGATCACCGCGAAGCCCTTCGCCGGGCCCGAGAAGATCGAAGCCCTGAAGCTGACCGCTCCGACCACCGTGGAGTTCAGCTACCGGTGCAACCCGGGCGCGCCCCGCCGGATCAACGTCGGGCTCACCGCACCGGGCACGGACTTCGACTTGTGGATTCCGGCCCAGAACGTCGTCTGCAACGGCAAGGACCAGCATGCCAAGGTGGTGCTCACCAAGTCGCAGTTCGGCAAGGACCGCAAGCTCAAGCCGGGCGACAAGGCCACGGTGTGGCTGCGGTTCTACGACGGTCCCAGCGACGATGTGATGCAGATGCGCGAGATGACCGCGAGCTGACGTCCCTGACGGCTGATCCGGGGATCCCCCTCCACCACAGGAGGGGGATCCCCCCCGTCCCGTGCCCGCGCACAGGAACAGGGAAGACTTCCGCCAGGGATGTCGAGATCCCACAACGGCTCCGTCCCCGTGGTGAAGGCGGCCACAGTGGATCGCACCAGAACCGAATGGCTCGAGCTGCGCCCGCTCCTGTCCGCTGCGCCCACCGTCACGGACTGACCACATCCCTCACTACGACCAGCCTGCCGCCTTCACCCCGCTCCTCCGCCTCGATGCACTGCTCGGCACCCACTTCGTCGGCCGCTTCACCGAGCCCGACGGTCCGTGGCACCGCGCTGCGTCAACACGTGCTTCGCGCCGAGCGTGACCTGCCCCGGCTACCCCGCACAGGTGTGGACACCTCGTATCAGCGGCGGTGCGCCATGCACCTTCGACACCGGCTCCGTTGACGGTGTCGGCTACTTCTGGGGCCTGGACGACCCCGACCCCACCAAGCTCGTCAAGGGCTCCGCGGGCGAGGGCGACAACCCCCTGACCGCCACCATCGTCCCCAACTATGGCCCGCACACCCTCTACGTGGCGGCGGTCGACCGGGGAGGCAACATCTCCGCGGTCACGGAGTACCCCTTCAACGTCGGGTACGGAAGCCTGAACAGCCCGGCCGACGGCGACGCCATCGCCAGTTCGGCCGACGGCGAGAGCACCGGCCGTCCCCTCACGCTCGAAAGCGTGGCGCCGTCGGACAAGTACGGCGTGACCTACCGCTACAAGGCGATCGACACCGACACCTGGACGGCCGTACCGGTCGGTGACGTCACCACGGCCACCGGCGGCGCCCCCGCCTCCTGGCCGCTGAAGCGGACGGACACGGCCGCTCCGGTCCCCTCGCTCAGCTGGAACGCCGCCAAGACGGCCAAGGACGCGGGCCTCACGGCGGGCGGGTTCCAGGTCGTCGCCTGCTTCACCGACAAGACCACCGGGAACGAGCAGTGCTCCGGCATGTCGACCATCGCCGTGAAGGACCCCGGCGTGCCCGAGGACACCGACTGGACTCCGCTGCCCGCCGCGACCTGCCAGGAGCTCAGCGCCTCCGGCGCCGGGGACTTCGACGAGGACTGCGGAGTCGGCTCGAGGCTAACTTCTGGGTCCGGATCGACGCGTGGCCGGCAGGCGGGGTCAGCCTGCGCAACGGTCGTTGACCTACGAAACGTCGCCGTCCAGGGGGCAGTCTCATCCGCCCGGCAGCCGCTCGGGCCTGGACGCCCGAGCGGGCCGACCAAGGGCGCCGACGGTTCCTCGACCGTGACGTGGACGAGGACGCGTGACGCCGTGCCGTGTGGGGGACTCCCATCAGTCGGTGATCACGCAGTTGGAAAACGGGCGTACCGGGCCGGACGGGCCCTCCGGCGCTGATGGACCGACTGCCGGTGCAGGCTGGCGCCCTCTGCCGGGTCCCCGCCCTTGCCAGGACCGCTCAGCTCTCATTATCTTGAC includes:
- a CDS encoding DUF6000 family protein — its product is MPHYDQPAAFTPLLRLDALLGTHFVGRFTEPDGPWHRAASTRASRRA